From one Hirundo rustica isolate bHirRus1 chromosome W, bHirRus1.pri.v3, whole genome shotgun sequence genomic stretch:
- the LOC120764932 gene encoding mesoderm induction early response protein 3-like isoform X6: MPLEDLLAFYGYEPTIPVMAGSSVDSSPSELADELPDMTLDKEEIAKDLLSGDDEETQSSADDLTPSVTSHEATDFFPRPLRSNTTCDGDKESDGEDIEADNGNSSEDLRKEIMVGSQYQAEIPPYLGRYGDNEKAYENEDHLLWKPDVISESKVKEYLFETSLRAGNENMIGRIPEGLHTRDNEQALYELLKSSHNVKEAIERYCSNGKASQEEMTAWTEEECRSFEHALLIYGKDFHLIQKNKVRTRTVAECVAFYYMWKKSERYDYFAQQTRFGKKRYNHHPGVTDYMDRLVDEAEALGGAVHSSALTSNTRTESIPDQQLSILNSITANELTALTNSVATVCHTSAVNCLDDAFPPMDSLPRAPVNHVPVGTEELLNLPSNGESDCFNLFETGFYHSELNPGNMCSEEAERPAKRLKMGIAVPESFMNDISVNNLGVDFENHAHHIASAKMAVSVADFSSLSANETNGFINTHTLHQHTALHSE, translated from the exons GAGGAAATAGCTAAAGACCTCTTGTCAGGTGATGATGAAGAAACACAGTCCTCTGCTGATGACTTGACACCATCAGTTACTTCACATGAGGCTACTGACTTCTTTCCTCGGCCATTAAGAT CAAACACTACGTGTGATGGAGATAAAGAATCAGATGGTGAAGACATAGAGGCAGACAATGGTAATTCATCTGAAGATTTGAGAAAG GAAATAATGGTTGGTTCACAGTATCAGGCTGAAATTCCACCTTACCTTGGCAGATATGGTGATAATGAAAAGG CCTATGAAAATGAAGACCATTTACTTTGGAAACCTGATGTGATCTCAGAAAGTAAAGTTAAAGAATACCTTTTTGAAACCTCCTTAAgagcaggaaatgaaaatatgatTGGCAGAATACCTGAAGGACTACATACACGTGACAATGAACAA GCACTCTATGAACTTCTCAAAAGTAGCCATAATGTTAAAGAAGCAATTGAGAGATACTGCTCAAATGGAAAGGCATCTCAGG AAGAGATGACAGCATGGACAGAAGAAGAATGCAGAAGCTTTGAACATGCACTTCTGATTTATGGAAAAGACTTTCATCTCATACAGAAAAACAAG GTAAGAACCAGAACAGTTGCTGAGTGTGTGGCTTTCTATTACATGTGGAAAAAGTCAGAACGTTATGATTACTTTGCTCAGCAAACAAGATTTGGAAAGAAGAGGTATAACCATCATCCTGGAGTTAC GGACTACATGGATCGTTTGGTAGATGAAGCAGAAGCTCTTGGTGGAGCAGTACATTCTTCAGCCTTAACATCTAATACTCGAACAGAAAGCATTCCTGATCAACAGCTAAGCATTCTGAACTCTATCACTGCCAATGAGTTGACAG catTGACAAACAGTGTAGCTACAGTCTGTCACACTTCAGCTGTGAACTGCCTGGATGATGCCTTCCCTCCTATGGACAGTTTACCCCGGGCACCAGTTAATCATGTTCCTGTTGGAACAGAAGAATTGCTTAACTTGCCTAGCAATGGTGAAagtgattgttttaatttatttgagaCTGGCTTTTATCACTCAGAGTTAAACCCAGGGAACATGTGCAGTGAGGAGGCAGAAAGACCTGCAAAGAGGTTGAAAATGGGGATTGCTGTCCCAGAATCTTTCATGAATGATATCTCTGTAAACAACCTTGGTGTGGACTTTGAGAACCACGCACACCATATTGCCAGTGCCAAAATGGCTGTTTCAGTGGCTGACTTCAGCAGTCTATCTGCAAATGAGACAAATGGTTTTATAAATACCCATACTCTTCACCAACATACTGCCCTTCACTCAGAATGA